The following coding sequences are from one Triticum aestivum cultivar Chinese Spring chromosome 5A, IWGSC CS RefSeq v2.1, whole genome shotgun sequence window:
- the LOC123108298 gene encoding defensin Ec-AMP-D2 produces MEASRRLLSAALLLVLLLAATGELGGPVMVAEARTCESRSHRFRGPCVRRSNCANVCKTEGFPDGKCRGFRRRCFCTTHCHH; encoded by the exons ATGGAGGCTTCACGCAGGCTCCTCTCGGCGGCGCTCCTCCTCGTGCTGCTGCTCGCCGCCACAG GGGAGCTGGGAGGGCCGGTGATGGTGGCGGAGGCGCGGACGTGCGAGTCGAGGAGCCACAGGTTCAGGGGGCCCTGCGTGCGCAGGTCCAACTGCGCCAACGTCTGCAAGACCGAGGGCTTCCCCGACGGCAAGTGCCGCGGATTCCGACGCCGCTGCTTCTGCACCACCCACTGCCACCATTAA